One Methanomicrobia archaeon genomic window carries:
- the cdhA gene encoding CO dehydrogenase/acetyl-CoA synthase complex subunit epsilon, whose product MDEIKKGDLFSIAGLENVKISIGEIVEEEGGKDWEPMGPHPMPRIATLRDWDFKLLNRYKPFYAPLCDMCCLCTYGKCDLTGNKKGACGIRMDAQHGRIVLLACLVGCSAHCGHGRHLLHDMIKKFGRDVPIDFGPEVDVEAPLTRLICGIKPRTIGDFEQVFDYIEEQLVQLADALHTGQEGSYMDFESKALHMGMLDSLSKEAADIIQIACYGMPTSHEGGGPNVPLVDVGIGTIDTDKPVVLVIGHNVPPAADIGDYLTDNDLEDNVELAGICCTSIDTTRVYKKAKIASALGRQLRVIRAGIADVVVIDEQCIRADIVELCQRTHSPVIATNDKAMHGLVDRTDDDPDAIVADLVNERVPGVIILDPEQVGEVAVKTALQMDKKRRKLRFILSDDEFKQYVNECTQCGNCTLACPNGMRIGEAMASAASGDIKPLADMFDLCVGCGRCEQVCKKQMPIVDVITKAAYPQLREEKGRMRIGRGPIWDSEIREVGAPIVLGTIPGVIAPIGCGNYPQGTKDAWLIVKEFAERNYIVTLTGCMAIDAALWKDEDGKTLYEQHHGRFDGGGVLNIGSCVSNAHIHDAAIKIASIFAGRKLRGNYEEIADYILSRVGACGVAWGAMSQKAASIATGFNRLGIPAVVGPHSTKYRRAFLGRADVQDDWKIIDASDGSELYFEPGPQHLLVACETVEEALPMIAKLCFRPSDTDRGRSIKLTHYIDLSQKYLNTYPTDWHLFVRSATDLPIAKKTELLKILEDKHEWKIDWKTKRILEGPIRGYDPSFNPTNLKRLVRERK is encoded by the coding sequence ATGGATGAGATAAAGAAGGGTGATTTGTTCTCGATTGCCGGCCTGGAAAACGTGAAGATAAGCATTGGTGAGATAGTAGAGGAAGAAGGAGGAAAGGACTGGGAGCCGATGGGTCCCCATCCAATGCCACGCATAGCAACGCTTCGAGACTGGGATTTCAAGCTATTGAACCGGTATAAGCCGTTTTATGCGCCGTTGTGCGACATGTGCTGCCTGTGCACGTACGGCAAATGCGACCTCACGGGCAACAAGAAGGGCGCGTGCGGGATACGAATGGACGCACAGCACGGCCGAATTGTGCTTCTTGCGTGTTTGGTGGGTTGCAGTGCTCATTGTGGCCATGGACGACATCTTTTGCACGATATGATAAAGAAATTCGGCCGGGACGTTCCCATCGATTTCGGGCCCGAGGTGGATGTAGAAGCGCCTCTTACGAGATTGATCTGCGGCATAAAGCCGAGGACAATAGGCGATTTTGAGCAGGTATTTGATTACATTGAAGAGCAATTAGTTCAATTGGCCGACGCACTTCACACGGGCCAGGAGGGTTCATACATGGACTTCGAATCAAAAGCGCTCCACATGGGTATGCTCGATTCACTGAGCAAAGAGGCCGCTGATATCATTCAGATCGCCTGTTATGGCATGCCAACGAGCCATGAAGGCGGCGGTCCGAATGTTCCGCTCGTCGACGTGGGGATAGGAACGATCGATACTGATAAACCTGTTGTGCTTGTTATAGGTCATAATGTGCCTCCGGCTGCGGATATAGGTGACTACCTGACGGACAACGATCTCGAGGACAACGTGGAACTCGCAGGTATTTGCTGTACTTCTATTGACACTACGCGCGTGTATAAGAAAGCGAAGATAGCCTCTGCGCTTGGCAGGCAATTGCGTGTGATACGAGCGGGAATCGCAGATGTCGTCGTGATAGATGAGCAATGCATTCGTGCGGACATCGTGGAGCTTTGTCAACGAACTCACTCGCCGGTGATCGCGACAAATGACAAGGCAATGCACGGTTTGGTGGACAGAACTGATGATGATCCTGATGCAATCGTGGCCGATTTGGTGAACGAGCGCGTGCCCGGTGTAATCATACTCGATCCCGAGCAGGTGGGCGAAGTAGCAGTGAAGACCGCGCTACAGATGGATAAGAAGCGGAGGAAGCTGCGTTTTATTCTTAGCGATGATGAATTCAAGCAGTATGTAAATGAGTGTACCCAATGTGGCAATTGCACGCTTGCATGTCCGAACGGGATGAGGATTGGAGAAGCGATGGCAAGTGCCGCGTCAGGGGATATAAAGCCTCTTGCTGATATGTTCGACCTCTGTGTCGGCTGTGGCCGGTGCGAGCAGGTTTGTAAGAAGCAGATGCCGATTGTCGATGTGATCACCAAGGCGGCATATCCGCAGCTCCGAGAGGAGAAAGGGCGGATGCGAATAGGGCGAGGCCCGATCTGGGACAGTGAGATACGGGAGGTCGGTGCTCCTATTGTTCTCGGGACCATTCCGGGCGTGATTGCGCCGATCGGCTGTGGCAATTATCCGCAAGGGACGAAGGACGCGTGGCTCATCGTCAAGGAGTTCGCGGAACGGAATTACATCGTTACGCTGACGGGCTGCATGGCGATCGATGCCGCGCTGTGGAAAGACGAGGACGGGAAAACACTGTACGAGCAGCATCACGGCAGATTCGACGGCGGTGGCGTGCTCAACATCGGCTCGTGCGTCTCCAATGCGCATATCCACGATGCAGCAATAAAGATAGCGAGTATCTTCGCAGGGAGAAAGCTGCGCGGAAATTACGAAGAGATCGCAGATTACATTCTGAGTCGAGTCGGCGCCTGCGGTGTTGCGTGGGGCGCGATGTCACAGAAGGCGGCCTCGATCGCGACGGGCTTTAATAGACTTGGTATTCCCGCGGTCGTTGGCCCGCATAGTACGAAGTACCGACGAGCGTTCCTCGGTCGCGCAGACGTGCAAGACGATTGGAAGATAATAGACGCCAGTGATGGCTCTGAGCTTTATTTCGAGCCGGGCCCGCAACATTTACTCGTAGCCTGTGAGACGGTGGAGGAAGCTTTGCCGATGATCGCGAAACTGTGCTTCCGGCCCTCGGACACAGATCGTGGACGGTCCATAAAACTGACGCATTACATTGATCTCAGCCAGAAATATCTCAATACGTATCCAACGGATTGGCACCTCTTCGTCCGGAGTGCCACGGACCTGCCCATTGCGAAGAAGACCGAATTGCTGAAGATACTCGAGGACAAGCATGAGTGGAAGATCGACTGGAAGACGAAACGGATATTAGAAGGGCCTATTCGTGGATACGACCCCTCATTCAACCCGACGAACTTGAAACGGCTGGTACGGGAGAGGAAATAA
- the cdhB gene encoding CO dehydrogenase/acetyl-CoA synthase complex subunit epsilon, translated as MGAEIPFDVANIPGPETGEVVAPKVIGSYISSAKRPLLVVGSEILRDEFFVELAIELGKKGIPIAATGHSIKGFVEKGYCENVQYYNLHDLTNCLRDPNWAGLDGKGNYDFVIFFGITYYYASQMLSCIKNFATDPLVRAVSIDRYYHPNARMGFANITPRQEEEYKAMLNRVVGSIKRR; from the coding sequence ATGGGAGCGGAAATACCTTTTGACGTGGCGAATATCCCCGGTCCTGAGACAGGCGAAGTGGTCGCACCGAAAGTAATAGGGAGTTACATCTCAAGCGCGAAGCGGCCGTTGCTCGTTGTGGGCTCTGAAATTTTGCGTGATGAGTTCTTTGTGGAACTCGCGATTGAGCTGGGTAAGAAGGGGATCCCGATAGCCGCAACGGGCCACAGCATAAAGGGCTTTGTAGAAAAGGGCTACTGCGAGAACGTGCAGTATTACAACTTGCACGACCTCACGAACTGTTTACGAGACCCGAACTGGGCGGGCCTGGACGGTAAGGGCAATTACGATTTCGTGATCTTCTTCGGCATCACGTACTATTACGCGTCGCAGATGCTGTCCTGCATAAAGAACTTTGCAACCGATCCCCTGGTTCGTGCGGTTTCGATTGATCGTTATTACCATCCAAACGCGCGAATGGGCTTTGCAAACATTACGCCGCGGCAGGAGGAGGAGTATAAGGCGATGCTGAATCGCGTAGTGGGGAGCATAAAGCGGAGGTAA
- a CDS encoding Coenzyme F420 hydrogenase/dehydrogenase, beta subunit C-terminal domain, which yields MVKEKGNLTDLEAEVIYNGLCCYCGTCGAFCKEYITYEDGLPKTKKKCYEICGACYDFCPRTFFAPFKVDRAVFGEVRKDGLLGYYQGDIITARATDKAVMDKAQDGGVISALLLFLIEQGEIDAAVVTKTSEEKAWQPEPCIATTKEDILAAAGSKYTQCPAVLGVGDAFEQGYQNIALVGLPCHIEGMRKVQLSKGFDVGADRVKLLIGLFCTETFDSTMLITVLETLGTSFEDVKKFNIRKGSFIVYTKSGETLKMPVRKMRAYAREACNYCYDFASEFADVSVGSIGSDDGWSTVIARSDAGKDLLKRAEAAGLIETKKLSKEGIATVKKLASFKKRENLKWIYEKTEPLSFLNMQVEPELLERFLCGD from the coding sequence ATGGTAAAAGAAAAAGGTAATCTAACGGATTTAGAGGCGGAAGTGATATATAACGGGCTCTGCTGCTACTGCGGGACGTGCGGCGCGTTTTGCAAGGAGTACATAACGTACGAGGATGGACTGCCGAAGACAAAGAAGAAGTGCTATGAGATCTGCGGCGCGTGTTACGATTTCTGTCCACGGACGTTCTTCGCTCCTTTCAAGGTAGACCGAGCGGTATTTGGCGAGGTGAGAAAGGACGGTTTGTTAGGCTATTACCAAGGAGATATAATCACCGCACGTGCCACCGATAAGGCCGTTATGGATAAAGCACAGGATGGCGGAGTTATATCCGCATTGCTTCTCTTCCTGATCGAGCAGGGCGAGATCGATGCAGCAGTTGTCACAAAGACTTCTGAGGAGAAGGCGTGGCAACCGGAACCGTGCATTGCAACAACGAAAGAGGACATATTAGCTGCGGCTGGCTCGAAATACACGCAATGCCCGGCGGTACTAGGAGTGGGTGACGCGTTCGAGCAGGGCTACCAGAATATCGCCCTTGTCGGATTGCCATGCCACATAGAGGGCATGAGAAAGGTTCAGTTGTCAAAAGGCTTTGACGTCGGCGCTGACCGCGTGAAACTCCTTATCGGGCTCTTCTGCACGGAAACGTTTGATTCCACGATGCTCATCACGGTTTTGGAGACGTTAGGCACGAGTTTCGAGGACGTCAAGAAATTCAATATACGGAAGGGGAGCTTCATCGTTTATACAAAGTCTGGCGAAACGCTGAAGATGCCGGTTCGAAAAATGAGGGCGTATGCACGAGAAGCGTGCAATTACTGCTACGACTTTGCATCAGAGTTCGCTGACGTTTCCGTGGGATCAATAGGCTCCGATGACGGCTGGTCAACGGTGATCGCGCGAAGCGACGCGGGTAAGGACTTGCTGAAGCGCGCGGAGGCCGCGGGATTAATAGAAACGAAGAAGCTCTCGAAAGAGGGGATAGCGACCGTAAAGAAGCTCGCATCGTTCAAGAAGCGGGAGAACCTGAAGTGGATTTACGAGAAGACCGAGCCCTTGAGCTTCCTGAATATGCAGGTCGAGCCAGAGCTGCTTGAACGGTTCTTGTGCGGGGATTGA
- a CDS encoding YggU family protein, translated as MKTIEIKVVPNSNTDEVIEGDPLVVRVKAPPTKGKANKAVVTVLSKYFNADVRIVSGATSRKKIVAIETAE; from the coding sequence ATGAAGACTATTGAGATCAAAGTCGTCCCCAATTCGAATACGGATGAAGTAATCGAAGGCGATCCGCTCGTGGTGCGAGTAAAAGCGCCGCCGACGAAAGGTAAGGCTAATAAAGCGGTGGTTACGGTGCTATCAAAATACTTCAATGCCGACGTGCGGATCGTTTCGGGCGCGACAAGCAGGAAGAAGATCGTGGCGATAGAAACGGCCGAATAA
- a CDS encoding acylphosphatase: METKVRAHVVVTGRVQGVYYRYATREEAVMRGVKGWVRNLKDGRVEAVFEGEKSKVEEVIDYCHYGPPAAKVSSVEVTWEEYTGEFKGFSIRYR; this comes from the coding sequence ATGGAAACAAAAGTAAGAGCGCACGTGGTTGTCACCGGACGCGTGCAAGGCGTTTACTATCGCTATGCGACACGAGAAGAGGCGGTCATGCGCGGTGTGAAGGGCTGGGTACGGAACCTGAAGGATGGCCGCGTGGAGGCGGTATTCGAAGGCGAGAAGTCGAAAGTAGAGGAGGTGATAGACTACTGCCATTACGGGCCGCCTGCCGCGAAGGTTTCTTCCGTGGAGGTTACCTGGGAGGAGTATACCGGTGAATTCAAGGGTTTCTCCATCCGCTATCGGTAA
- a CDS encoding restriction endonuclease encodes MFSTDARNVESVNLNEKIRETKKEFGFRQLSIMLFKIEGTLDLSHIDKFVKTHYIKREKISTEGFQRTPTINKNVLTAYYAKEGIRTLRFTDQYSNIVPCSIEMVPDLVKIQFIKYNDFVEIRVIGGSEKFIEKKVYPMLRIMANTAGGRLYIPTVSQEFIRKLCLFIHRKNVDYIKIDPSKSKNYAKVIEEEIKKENIKKYEYVVEEGIFKGSGILESGALKALFEKEQDIIIQEFKSKMNYLLKGEFREINYQMDSGGKIKFFVDGSFVDSFEDESEAGSYLLKRLEEDAQKQLILTEEIGIQKNNAQRTLIDFVPSKEYLLDLFINHMDTRDYKALPSILKDLKDTNVTLEEKGEILKGYIFLLENDLFSAYEYIGPFLPFFESELIRANEERLTGIFKNMEPETFFRFVKKGVEPFAEIINPIISEKEVKRYHLQRLWGNVKNEMDKIKKGKLLEDFASLLFSFDEGLKVDSQNFRTKDEEIDLLLKNKFEDHFWVQLNSPYIFVECKNWSSKVGSDEIKKFKGKLEDHRNLCRVGFFISINGFTKGDDIALIRAASQDKILSLIAGEDIQEFLYSQCSLKEFLERLIKDSIR; translated from the coding sequence ATGTTTAGCACAGACGCAAGAAATGTAGAATCCGTAAATTTGAATGAAAAAATACGAGAGACAAAAAAAGAATTCGGTTTTAGACAACTCTCAATCATGCTATTCAAAATTGAAGGCACACTTGATTTAAGTCACATAGATAAATTTGTAAAAACCCATTATATTAAGAGAGAGAAAATATCCACCGAAGGTTTTCAAAGAACTCCTACTATCAACAAAAACGTCTTAACCGCCTACTACGCAAAGGAGGGTATAAGAACATTAAGGTTTACAGATCAATATTCTAACATAGTTCCCTGTTCAATCGAGATGGTGCCGGATCTAGTTAAAATACAGTTCATTAAGTACAATGATTTTGTGGAAATTCGTGTGATTGGAGGCAGTGAAAAGTTCATAGAAAAGAAGGTCTACCCAATGTTACGTATCATGGCAAATACCGCTGGTGGCCGGCTCTATATACCTACGGTGTCTCAAGAGTTTATACGAAAACTCTGCTTGTTTATTCACAGAAAAAATGTGGACTATATAAAGATTGATCCTTCGAAATCAAAAAATTATGCTAAGGTGATTGAAGAAGAAATCAAAAAGGAGAATATCAAAAAATATGAATACGTTGTTGAAGAGGGGATTTTTAAAGGAAGTGGAATATTGGAATCAGGCGCATTAAAGGCCCTATTTGAAAAAGAGCAAGATATTATAATCCAAGAATTTAAGTCTAAAATGAACTATCTTCTAAAAGGTGAATTTCGAGAGATTAACTATCAAATGGACTCGGGTGGGAAAATAAAATTTTTTGTTGATGGATCTTTTGTCGACTCATTTGAGGATGAATCTGAAGCTGGAAGTTATTTGCTAAAAAGGTTGGAGGAGGATGCTCAGAAGCAACTTATTTTGACAGAAGAAATCGGGATTCAGAAAAATAACGCCCAGAGGACATTAATTGATTTTGTCCCGTCGAAAGAATATCTACTTGACTTATTTATAAACCACATGGATACCAGGGATTACAAGGCTCTTCCTAGTATATTAAAAGATTTAAAAGATACCAATGTAACTTTAGAGGAAAAAGGTGAAATATTAAAGGGCTATATTTTTCTTCTAGAAAACGATTTGTTTTCAGCTTATGAATATATTGGCCCGTTTTTGCCATTTTTTGAAAGCGAGTTGATTAGAGCTAATGAGGAAAGATTGACAGGAATTTTTAAAAATATGGAGCCTGAAACTTTTTTCAGATTCGTTAAAAAAGGTGTAGAACCATTTGCGGAAATAATAAATCCAATAATTTCAGAAAAGGAGGTAAAAAGGTATCATCTCCAGAGGTTATGGGGAAATGTTAAAAATGAAATGGATAAAATAAAAAAAGGAAAATTATTGGAAGATTTTGCTAGTCTATTGTTTAGTTTTGATGAGGGATTAAAAGTAGATTCTCAGAATTTCAGAACGAAAGATGAGGAAATAGACCTCTTATTAAAAAATAAATTTGAGGACCATTTTTGGGTTCAATTAAATTCTCCATATATTTTCGTAGAATGTAAAAATTGGAGTTCCAAAGTTGGCAGTGATGAAATAAAGAAGTTCAAGGGAAAATTAGAAGATCACAGAAATTTGTGTAGGGTTGGGTTTTTCATTTCTATTAATGGATTTACAAAAGGTGATGATATTGCGCTAATTAGAGCTGCTTCACAAGATAAAATTCTTAGTCTTATTGCAGGTGAGGATATACAAGAATTTTTATATTCCCAGTGCTCTCTAAAAGAATTCTTAGAGAGGTTAATAAAAGATTCAATACGATAA
- the pscS gene encoding O-phospho-L-seryl-tRNA:Cys-tRNA synthase: protein MDIRVRKLYEALFALEELRELYRHALPSGLDEEEEAHFADGVARVERLVEELKAGKGNPVKQITTTLELRTREEEFININPIQAGGRLTLEARKALIAYGDGYSVCDQCLTGRLDQIRKPPVDEFHAELAAFVGMDEARVVPGARRGFQAVTSSLIEKGDVVIVSDLAHYTEFLAVEIAGGIVKEVPTGSNHLVTGDAVAETVERVKEDTGKLPKLIMIEYVDYSYGNVHDVAGVGKVAKEYDIPFLCNGAYAVGMMPVNGKEMGADFVVGSGHKGMAAVAPSGVLATTEDWASTVFRSSRIRGDLTARSFENKEPEMMGCTLMGGTVVSMMASFPALKERVQHWDEEVKKSNYFITEFLRIAGNRIMSEYPRQHTLSRIDTRESFDQIAKTHKRRGYFLSDELKKRKIVGEFAGSTRVWKLNTYGLSWERIKYLSEAFIAIAEKYELAVH, encoded by the coding sequence ATGGACATACGAGTACGGAAGCTATACGAGGCGTTGTTCGCGCTCGAAGAGCTGCGCGAGCTTTATCGGCACGCGTTACCGTCTGGCCTTGACGAAGAGGAAGAAGCGCACTTTGCAGACGGTGTAGCTCGCGTCGAGCGTCTCGTTGAGGAATTGAAAGCGGGTAAGGGCAACCCCGTTAAACAGATTACCACAACGCTTGAACTGAGGACGAGAGAGGAAGAGTTCATCAATATCAATCCTATTCAGGCGGGAGGCAGATTAACGCTTGAAGCACGGAAAGCGCTCATTGCCTACGGCGATGGCTATTCGGTCTGTGATCAGTGTTTAACGGGCAGGCTTGATCAGATCAGGAAACCGCCGGTCGATGAATTCCATGCGGAATTGGCGGCATTTGTGGGCATGGATGAAGCACGGGTGGTGCCGGGTGCGCGACGCGGCTTTCAGGCTGTTACGTCCTCGCTCATTGAGAAAGGCGATGTCGTGATCGTCTCGGATTTAGCGCATTATACCGAATTCTTAGCGGTCGAGATCGCAGGCGGTATTGTCAAAGAGGTGCCGACGGGCTCGAACCACCTCGTGACCGGCGATGCCGTCGCGGAGACCGTAGAGCGGGTGAAGGAGGATACTGGAAAGCTGCCAAAGCTCATCATGATCGAATATGTCGATTACAGTTACGGTAACGTCCACGACGTTGCAGGCGTGGGAAAAGTTGCGAAGGAGTATGACATCCCGTTTCTCTGCAACGGTGCGTACGCCGTGGGCATGATGCCGGTGAACGGTAAGGAGATGGGCGCGGATTTCGTGGTCGGCTCCGGGCACAAGGGCATGGCTGCGGTTGCACCCTCCGGCGTCCTCGCCACGACAGAAGACTGGGCGTCCACGGTGTTCAGAAGCAGCCGCATCCGGGGCGATCTTACCGCCAGGAGCTTCGAGAACAAAGAGCCGGAGATGATGGGCTGTACGCTGATGGGCGGCACGGTCGTCTCCATGATGGCTTCGTTCCCCGCTTTGAAAGAGCGTGTGCAGCACTGGGACGAGGAGGTAAAGAAATCAAATTATTTCATCACCGAGTTCCTGCGCATTGCCGGCAACAGAATTATGAGCGAATATCCACGTCAGCATACGCTTTCGAGGATTGACACGCGCGAGAGCTTCGATCAGATCGCGAAGACGCACAAGCGAAGAGGCTACTTCCTCAGCGACGAATTGAAGAAGAGGAAGATTGTGGGTGAATTTGCGGGCTCGACGCGCGTGTGGAAGCTCAACACCTACGGACTGAGCTGGGAGCGGATAAAGTACCTCAGCGAGGCGTTCATAGCAATCGCGGAGAAATACGAGTTGGCGGTACACTAG
- a CDS encoding radical SAM protein: MRECALCGKGNASESLQVCVDCIRSGRAEALNYATAAHKQIRSKYGLPAEPPKSEGGIRCNLCSNECMLKDGERSYCGLKMNVDGRLTSLVPPHQALLYSYIDPLPTNCCAAWFCPGSAQFGKENVAVFFFDCNFDCLFCQNASHKDFRAVKAVSGTDFVARVTHNENAYCVCFFGGSPEPQLPFAIRASEAILAEKDVRICWEWNGCGNKALVKRVASLSFKSGGIVKFDLKAFDPNLSVALSGVPNKRAYENFEMIATEFFEKSEPPVLTATTLLVPYYVDEKEVEQIAQCIAGINPNIPYSLLVFHPSFYIQDLPITPREQVFKCYETAKTYLNKVNIGNQQLLKTF; this comes from the coding sequence ATGAGAGAATGTGCGCTCTGCGGTAAAGGAAACGCATCTGAATCGTTGCAGGTCTGTGTCGACTGCATCCGCAGCGGCCGAGCAGAGGCGCTGAATTATGCAACGGCGGCTCACAAGCAGATACGATCAAAGTACGGACTTCCTGCGGAACCGCCAAAGAGTGAAGGGGGTATACGATGTAACCTGTGCTCGAACGAGTGCATGCTGAAGGACGGTGAGCGCAGCTACTGTGGCCTGAAAATGAACGTCGACGGCAGGTTAACGTCATTGGTGCCGCCCCACCAGGCGTTATTGTATTCTTATATCGATCCGCTGCCGACGAATTGCTGCGCGGCATGGTTCTGTCCCGGCTCTGCACAATTCGGCAAGGAGAATGTAGCGGTCTTCTTCTTCGACTGCAACTTCGATTGCCTCTTCTGTCAGAACGCTTCGCATAAGGACTTCCGAGCGGTTAAGGCAGTGAGTGGAACGGACTTCGTTGCACGCGTGACTCACAATGAAAACGCATACTGTGTCTGTTTCTTCGGTGGCAGTCCCGAGCCGCAGCTGCCGTTTGCGATTCGCGCTTCTGAGGCAATCTTAGCTGAGAAAGACGTAAGGATCTGCTGGGAGTGGAACGGCTGTGGCAACAAAGCGCTCGTGAAGCGCGTGGCTTCATTATCGTTTAAAAGCGGCGGTATCGTCAAATTTGATCTCAAAGCCTTTGATCCGAACCTCAGCGTTGCATTAAGTGGTGTCCCTAACAAGAGAGCATACGAAAACTTTGAGATGATTGCGACCGAATTCTTCGAAAAATCGGAGCCGCCCGTGCTCACCGCGACGACCTTGCTCGTGCCGTATTACGTCGACGAGAAGGAAGTAGAGCAGATCGCACAATGTATCGCGGGCATTAATCCAAACATTCCGTATTCATTGCTGGTGTTCCATCCTTCTTTTTACATACAGGATCTGCCGATCACGCCGAGAGAGCAGGTATTCAAATGCTACGAAACGGCGAAGACATACCTGAACAAGGTGAATATCGGGAATCAGCAGTTGCTCAAAACATTTTAG
- a CDS encoding glutamine synthetase, whose protein sequence is MGEKVDEKETVFEAVEKHGVKFIGLWFTDILGRLKSVSISVSELEAAFAEGMGFDGSSIKGFARIDESDMLAKPDPSTFQLIPWKKTDDVVARMFCDILQPDGSPYEGDPRYVLKRNLAQLQNEGYTFYVGPELEYFYLEDDKSLEVLDEGGYFDLMTLDAGSDIRRDTIVMLGAMGIKVEAGHHEVAPSQHEIDLRYTDALAMADQVMTYRIVVKEIAQQHGCYATFMPKPIFGVNGSGMHVHQSLFKGERNAFFDPNEEYQLSDMSKSYIAGLLRHAPEITSITNQWINSYKRLVPGYEAPAYITWARRNRSTLVRVPMYKPGKEKATRVEFRSPDPACNPYLAFSVMLAAGMAGVKGKYELPTPTEKDVYLMSAEEREREGIETLPGSLIEAITLTEQSDLVREALGEHTFRNFIMSKQVEWDRYRVNVTEWELEEYLSVL, encoded by the coding sequence ATGGGGGAAAAAGTAGACGAGAAGGAAACCGTATTTGAAGCGGTAGAGAAGCACGGTGTGAAGTTCATCGGACTTTGGTTCACCGATATCCTGGGCAGATTAAAGAGTGTTTCAATTTCAGTAAGTGAATTAGAAGCGGCGTTTGCGGAGGGTATGGGCTTTGACGGTTCGTCGATAAAGGGATTCGCGCGGATTGACGAGAGCGACATGCTCGCAAAACCAGACCCCAGCACCTTTCAGCTCATCCCATGGAAGAAGACGGATGATGTCGTTGCGCGGATGTTCTGCGATATTCTACAGCCTGATGGCAGTCCGTACGAGGGCGATCCACGGTATGTATTGAAGCGGAACTTGGCGCAATTGCAAAACGAGGGGTACACGTTCTATGTCGGTCCGGAGCTTGAATATTTCTACTTGGAGGACGATAAGAGCCTGGAAGTGCTGGATGAGGGTGGCTATTTCGACTTGATGACTTTGGATGCAGGAAGCGACATACGACGGGATACGATCGTCATGCTCGGCGCGATGGGCATCAAAGTGGAAGCAGGCCACCACGAAGTTGCGCCCTCGCAGCACGAGATAGATCTCCGATACACCGATGCACTGGCGATGGCAGATCAGGTGATGACCTATCGAATCGTGGTAAAGGAGATCGCGCAGCAGCACGGCTGCTATGCCACATTCATGCCAAAGCCAATCTTCGGGGTGAATGGTTCGGGCATGCATGTGCATCAATCGCTCTTTAAAGGCGAGCGAAACGCATTCTTCGACCCGAACGAGGAATACCAACTGTCTGATATGAGTAAGAGCTATATCGCGGGATTGTTACGCCATGCGCCGGAGATAACCTCGATAACCAACCAGTGGATCAATTCGTACAAACGGTTGGTGCCGGGCTATGAAGCACCGGCGTATATTACCTGGGCGCGGCGGAACCGGTCGACGCTCGTACGAGTCCCGATGTACAAGCCGGGAAAGGAGAAAGCGACACGGGTGGAATTCCGCAGCCCCGACCCAGCATGTAATCCGTATCTTGCGTTTTCCGTGATGCTTGCTGCGGGTATGGCGGGCGTGAAGGGCAAGTACGAGTTGCCCACACCGACGGAAAAGGATGTGTACCTGATGAGTGCTGAGGAACGTGAGCGCGAGGGAATAGAGACGCTACCGGGAAGCTTGATCGAGGCCATAACGCTAACAGAACAGAGCGACCTGGTGCGGGAAGCGTTAGGCGAGCACACCTTCCGGAATTTCATCATGTCCAAGCAGGTGGAATGGGATCGGTACCGCGTGAACGTGACGGAATGGGAGTTGGAAGAGTATTTGTCGGTGTTATGA